From the genome of Nicotiana sylvestris chromosome 2, ASM39365v2, whole genome shotgun sequence, one region includes:
- the LOC104214228 gene encoding E3 ubiquitin-protein ligase At3g02290-like encodes MGAVCCCLRDDCEDFANPNSSMYRNCICLGTLVQNFLHVYTSLFHRGEQHIIPSSDQGAASLSSTTSLDDSLSDVYRSPPRPLPYDADPRYFRLQQDRQVSRREKGSSHSHEETEPLQRSFDDSESLSDVNKWSQPTFEEGSKEYNKSSVEFSTAKMTSGDAHIYYYSEDEDVCPTCLEEYTDENPKIMTKCSHHFHLSCIYEWMERSDSCPVCGKVMAFDETT; translated from the exons ATGGGCGCAGTTTGTTGCTGCTTACGAGACGATTGTGAAGATTTTGCCAATCCAAACAGCTCAATGTATAGGAACTGTATATGCCTTGGAACTCTAGTTCAGAACTTCTTGCATGTG TATACATCACTTTTCCATAGAGGAGAACAACATATCATTCCTTCATCTGATCAAGGTGCTGCATCTTTGAGTTCTACAACATCTCTTGATGACTCACTGTCTGACGTTTACCGTTCTCCTCCGAGACCACTGCCTTATGATGCTGATCCAAGATATTTCCGCTTGCAACAAGACAGACAAGTCTCGAGAAGGGAGAAAGGCTCAAGCCACTCACATGAGGAAACTGAACCACTACAAAGAAGCTTTGACGATTCCGAATCATTAAGTGATGTAAATAAATGGAGTCAACCTACATTTGAAGAAGGATCAAAAGAATACAACAAATCTTCTGTGGAATTCTCAACAGCTAAAATGACTTCCGGAGATGCTCATATTTATTATTATTCAGAAGATGAAGATGTCTGTCCGACATGTCTTGAAG AATACACCGACGAAAACCCAAAAATAATGACAAAATGCTCTCACCATTTCCACCTGAGTTGTATATATGAGTGGATGGAAAGAAGTGACAGCTGTCCAGTTTGTGGCAAG